In the Rhododendron vialii isolate Sample 1 chromosome 2a, ASM3025357v1 genome, GCCCTGTCTAAACTCACAAAAGCGATACAATTCGGGAACCTCAAGTGTCATTTTCTTCCTTTCATCGAAATCCGGAAAGGAAATTCCTCCCAAGTTCTACCGACTGCCAGTGGTCCATTTCCGTCCCTTTTGTGAGTCTGACGACAGTAGGTGAATGCTTAACTGGTCATAGACTCATAGCCTTTATAGGTTGATCAAAAACCACAAAACGGAATGGAAATACTGCAGCAATGGTGCAAGATGAGATTCTCCTTCAGAAACGCGACCCTAATCGTGTGCTTCTTCAATCTGGTCATCGTTCTTCTCTTGCTTCAGGGCTTCCTCTCTGCTTCTTCCACAGGCAAATTGGCCGCCAATCAACCCAATTCAGGTTCGTACTACTCATGGGTTTTGGACCTACAGTTTTGAGCCTTCCTTTCTCTTACATTTCTTTGCAATTAACCTAAAGTAGAATTGTTGGTGGGTGTGAAAGAACTGGAAAGATCAAATATTTGTTGagattttgcatttttcttttgttaaaatgGGTGACCCATCATTGTTTGGGAtatgggttttgggttttcttgatGAATCTTGGGGGAACAATGGGTAATTTCTGTGGTTGATTGTGAAATGCGGGTTTCGGTTTTTGGGTTCGAGGGTTTTGGATCTTCAGTTATATAATTTTACTTCTCATGCCTTCTTGTGTTAAAACGGGTGACCATGTTTGGGATGTTGGATTTGGGTTTTCTTGAATCTTGGGGGAACAATGGGTAATTTATGTTGATGATTGTGAAATGTGGGTTTCGGCTTTTGGGTTCAAGGGTTTTGGATCTTCAGTTATATAATTTTGTTTCTGATGCCTTTCTTTGCAATTAACTTAATGCATCTCGAAGAAGTCTCCTCCAGCATTGAAGTGCCTAATCTGATCTCTGAAAGTGTCCAGTATAAAGAACTACTGCATCATTAAACGAGTCTTTTCTTTATGTGTGAAagaattgaaaagatcaaatatttgttgagattttgcatttttattgTGCTAAAATAGGTGAACCATTGTTGTCTGGGAtatgggttttgggttttcttgatGAATCTTAGGGGAACTATTGGTAGTTTCTGTTGATGATGAGGAATGCGGGTTTGGGTTCAAGGGTTCAAGGGTTTGATTGCAGACATGACTCAAATGGATTCTTTGTCCCTCGTGACTGATCACCATTTCCAAATGTAAAACAAAAATGTGCTGTTTTCAGTCTTTCAGATGATGTACTTGCCTTTCTAGTATGACTCAAATGGATTCTTTGTCCCTCGTTCCATCAGTTTTAGAATGGGTGACCAATCAGCAATCAGTGTGTGGGTAATGGGAGTTGAGCTTCATGCTAAAACTAGTGGAAACACTTGAGTAATTGTGTTTGATTATTGAGAATTGTAATTTGTGGGTTTGGTGTTTTGAGTTCGGTTACAGAAGTTACTAAGTTCTGGTCGTCCAAATGGCTTCTATGTCTCACATGACTGGTCAACATTGGCAGTTGACTTGTAGTGAGGAAAGTGATGAAACATATGGAGGGCTAGATACATCTAGAGGCAACGCATCAGTATTTTGTCTTTGAATGTCATTAACAAATAGAGGAACGCAGTGAAGTAGAACCAATGGGGAAAAGAAAGAGTGAATGAGAGAAGCTGAGAATAAGAAGGGGGAATGGAAAGAGAAGGACAAGTAGAGAAGGAAGAAGCGGAAAGGGATacagaacacacacacacacacagctaTGCAAAAACCTTCACTAACTTTACGAGAAATTATGATTACCCATTATGTAAGGTTATCTATGTAAGCTTAATTAACAATTGCGGAATAAATAAATGAGGATGTTACtagaaatcaaaagaaaattttgtcgCTATTCTATAATGCCTGTATCTGGTTGATGGTTTAACGCCTCCTTcccttgtaagttgtaacatGTGCGAAACTCTCCTCTTTGATCCCTATCAAACCACACCGGGATGAATTTTTATGCTTGGTAGAGGAATATTATACATGATATGCACCTTGTTTGATCTTCGCCATCACATGGTGCTTAATACGACCTTCGCAAAACAAATCAGAACTATCTGTTTTTCAGATGAATGATTGGGTGCATGTACAAGTACCGGAAGCAAATTaactgaatatatatatatatatatatatatatatatatatatatatatatatatataaggttaCCTACATGTTCTTCTATCTTGATTTCTTAATTGGCAGCGTCAATGGTTCTGCGTTTGTATTACTTAGTATCATGTGATGCTTTATTAGCATCTCCAATGCAAAAAATTGTACAAAGGCACAAATATAATTCAAGCAATGATAAAGTTTTTGTTCAAGGTAAACGACGGATGCATCTACTGGTTTTTAGAACTACTGTTTTCATATTCAAGAAGTTTCTTTGGTGCGTGGCTGCTTTCCACACAACTCATATGCTGATCTGTAACAAGCTTTTGTTCTCTAAAATATCTTTTCTGCATTGGTTGTTTACTAACATATTATTGAGGCATGAGCTGTGTGACCAAGTTTCCCTATGAATATTGAATTACCTTTTGAAATGCAGTTCAACTCAAATACGTCAAAGAGTCTGAAGAGCTACGTCGAGCCATGGAACCTTTCGAACTCATAAGAAGAGTTAGTATACAGTGGCTTTGTTCTATCTAATTGTTAGCATCTCTGTGAAAGAAACTCAAATATATGGTTCCATTTATATAATTATGTCGAGGTTGAGTTATATTTGCATTGAGGATGTTTTCTTTTAGTCTATGCTATATGGACTTGGTTATGAGCATCGGATGCAGGTTCTTATCTGGGGGTTGTACGACTCGTACCCATCAAAACTATCATTACGGTTTACGGTCATACTTTTATGtttgtattgattttgttggaTGAAATGATGAACTTCATTTATCAACAAGGCACTGCTCGCGTTTTATCGCAGACGCATGATACCAGTCTGTAAAACAATCATATAACGAGTGTCTATGAGAAGTATCAGACAATTACCCACACCCCTATCAAAGCATTTATATGGATTATGGATACAAAATTACAAATAGTGACAGTGTGAAGTACGAAAAATAAACATTGTCAAAGGAAAGTATCAAGCCGATATTACATGCCCTTATGCAATTGTCAAGTGTTCTTCAGGGTGTGTCGTTGATTTTGAAGAGTCCATTTAGCAACTTTTATTGCACATTTTAAGCCTTTTAATAGATAATGTGAGTTCACTCATATTCAAAGGTCTGGCATGAATTTTTCACATTGCaactaaaatctttcctttCTTCAAGGTGAGGGAAATTCAGCAGGAAGTGTACGTAAAACCAGAGGCAGTTGAACAGAAAGAGACAAAGCAGGCTACTGCAGTTGACCTGATATCGAGGTTGAATAATTTTCGTTCTTCTACAGATAGTGGCAGCATGAAAGGTAACTGCTAGTTACTTCATCCCAAGAAATTTGTTGTGGAACACTGGAGTCTTGAGTTCCAATAGTTGCACTTTTTACCTATGAGGTCTAAAGCTATTATAGTTGACCTTTTAAACCCATACAATTACAGCCCCCACCCaccgaaaaaaaaagaggaagaaaagaaaagaagtttgGCAGGGTTTTAAAAACTCCTCGGAACTTATCCCCTTGGAAATTCTATTTGGTGTAGGGGCGTTATGCGTAAAAACTTCCTGTTTGTTTTTTCACAATCATGGAAGCATAcctaaaaaagaaatttcagaACCATCAGATTAttaggagaagaaaaaaactttgCAATAAatccataagtttttttttttttttgccacatgaagttatttttatatattttgccTGAAATGTGTTGTGGTTTTGCTTAATAATCTACCCTTCTCCACCATGGTTGTAATGTAGCCATATGTGTGTGCATAATGAGTCAAGGCTATATATTTGTCATGATGTTTAATGGGTAGATGGATGAACCTATGTTACCAAGGAACGCTATTACCCTAGCAAATTTCGTTTTGGTACGAACGTTCTAAAACATGGTACACTTCCTTTCCAAAATGGTAAATTTAGCAATCCCAAGCAATCCCCAAAGTTTTTCtggaaaaaatcaactcattaaGGTAAAAATCTAGAGAGAATGGAATTTTGGGGAGaagaactactccctccgtcccaaattcctTGTCAGGTCCGCAAACCGGAGGGTTAAAAATAATgctattttttcaagaaaaaattcatacttttttcacaaattaaaaatactcattgatatctagtaagttgttgaaaaacttttaattttttcttgcaaaaattgtattattttaacactccgttttgcagaccggacaaagaatttgggacggagggagtatataaatTTGGTAATAAAGTTCCTAGAAAAGTGTTTTGTATGTATAATCTGTAAGACAATATTTAGTTTTACTAGATGTTAATTGTTTGGAAGGGTAAGTTCAAATTATGTTATCCATGGAAGCTTACCCCTATCATACCACAATTTAGACATGTGGCGTACCATGTTCGTTCCCGTTCCTGTTCTTCCAAAATGCGTTCCTAGTAACATAGAGATGAAGCAGGACAATAACATTTTTCAGCTAATGACTCCTCATTCATTTTAGATCTGAAGTAGAAGAAGGTAGTCCGTTCCtgtattttttaaacaaataattGCATCACGACGACAATTTTCTCATACTTCAATTGCATTTTGGGTGAAAACATATAAATGGACTTCTTGTGTACTTTGCATTATGCTGTAATGTGGAGACATTATTTCAGCTGTTATCTGTTGAGTTTAATTAATGCTTGTGACATTCTCATCTCTACTAGTGAGCTGATCACATTAAAGTCCTTTTCACTGCTTATCCGTACCATTACTTCTAGCTGTGAATATTTAGTTTGCTCCGTTTGAACGGTTTGCTATTGAGTTGTGAAGCAAGATCATTAAGTACAATAAGTGAGATCTTGTTATAGGGTTTAAAGTCTCAGGTCGTCTATGGTTGCATGTCAAggtttttgcaaaaactgtttaCTATTTGATCTTAGTtcctattttttccttttgggaaGTTCTCTTGTTTCTCTGATATGATGAAGTTAGTTTATCAAAAATACTTACTCTTCCAGCTCTAGAAGAATGGCGTAAAAGAAAGATGGAACGAGCAAGACAGCGCGAACTTGGGAAAAACGGAACAGCTACCTCACAAACATGAAATTCTCCGTTGCTTAGATTCTAACCTCTTGCGTCGAACAGAGTTATTGCTCAAGAGCAGATACGTGTACATGTTTCAGCTTTAGTCAGTAGGGAGCCAAGAAATTCTGTTGTAATATACCAAAGGAGAAATGCAGATGCATTGTACTGTTTGACAATGGAGGCTACATAATTCTTTCAGTTTACTATGTTTCTTAACTCAGATTTTGTGGTTGTTTTGACTGCTGGCTAAGGCCTGGAGGCTTGTAACACTTTCCTGTCGGGTGCACTGGATAAATCTTGACAGCCCATTCTTTATCGGGCAAGCCCATTGGGAACCAATCGATTTCGGAACGGACTGCACCTTTTTCTATGAGGCCGGGCCTATGGCCTGTAGGTATTCTGTCTATGCCCCTATGCTTGACCCGGGCTCCTGGCAAAAAGTTCCAAGGCTATGGTCCAGCCAACTTGGGCTGCCGATGCAACCTGTTTTTGGTTCGGGTTGTAAAACATACGGCCCAGGTGTAGGTTGGGCCTTGGAATGGACCAACAACTTTGGCATCCGGTTGGTATTGTTCAATTGTCAAAAATGTTGGGATAAAAAATAGGGAATATAACGGCCCAAGatgtattttgatgattaatacttgtcaaaaacattttaaaaatattcttagcgggtattaattatcaaaatacattattggcagtcattttcccaaaaatatatattttcctatACGTtctcttgacaaaaaaaattgcaaaaaaaataaataaattctttGTATTCGTAAGATTTCTGTTCCCGAAAAGCTTATTTCAATAGAAAACATAAAATTGTAATTCCCATAACTTTCTTGATAACTAAACACTGGAAAAATAATTACATAAAAGTTTATATTTTTTCCTATCCTTGTCGCATAACTGAATAGGACCTCACAATTTTTAACTTTATGTTTTTAGCTGGGGATTCTTCTGAGCTTGTAGGACCTGACaaattttaactttatttttctaGATGGGGATTCTTCTGAGCTCTCATTTATTTAGACGttctattctctctttttttccccttccgaTGAGATTTTTCTGTACTCAATTTTTCCCCTTTCGATGAGATTTTTCAGAACACATTAACAATAAATTTCTTCATATGGCAGCATGTGTAGTTTCTTCATCAATGTGCGCTCTTTGTTCTGCAAATTAACAATAAATTtcagtttgaactttgaaccaCACATGCTgcccaaaaagaaaaccacACAAGAACACGCAGATTATTTACAGATCTAGCAACTACGTCCATCGGGACTGATTGATTTCTTGTATATACGAGCTACAATTACAACATTCATAGTCATAAAACCTCGATACACGGAGCAGAAGTTTCCTTCTGGAGCGTGGTAagacaaacaaacaacaaaaatcacTGCAGCGGCAGTTTTACCTGAGCTACTTCTTTCAGTTCCAATATTTCCCTTCTTCCTTCAGCACAAGGGAATAGGTGGTGTTTGGGAACTGAAACCAGGAATCAGAAAGCTAGAGacgcagcagcagcaggggAAGTGTAAAAGCTTCCCCAAGATCAAATGCAGGATCTAGCCGTTTCTGTATTCCGTGCCTAGAACAAAAATCTGAGTAGTTGCCAAAAACTGAGAAACTGGGTCAAGAGTTGTTGCCAAAAAAACTGAGACACTGGGTCAAGGGTTGCCAAAATCAGAGAAACTGGGTCACAAAAGTTGGCGCCCAAAGGATTCTCCATTCCAATCTGCAAATGGAAAGAACAGTTAGAGCCAAGAATCCATAGTCAGCTTCCAAATTGAATGTCAAAACGTGACTGCATTTGATGATATTTCAAATCCAAGTTCCTAATGGTAACACGATAACGCCAATGGTATCCAATGCTGCTTTCACGTTGATTGGTGTGCTTTGTTGCTAGTTAAATGAACATAGAAGAAAACAGAAACACAATTTCCTAGCAATTACCAGTAGATCATAACTTCACCACCAACCGAAATTAAAATCAACTAAGCAGTCCGTAGAATAGCCGGTTATCCAGACATACACAGATCACAGACACATACCAGACGTTTTCACAATCAATGATAGGCAGTAGTGGTATGTtccaagaaacaacaaaattcaTAGAAAGGTACTTTTACTGCTAAATAGACTGACAATGGTTCATCCAACCAAATCCTAAGAAATCTCCTGAACTTTAGTATAGTAAAttcatttttgtccaaaattcaTGAGGCATAGTAAATCTTATTGACAACTAATTCCCTTCCCAGCTAAGCAAGAAATGTAATTGACTTCCCAGGaacaaaaagttcaaaattaaaaacttcGACAACTTGAAGAAGAGGACTCAATGAACATGAAAATCCATGCTCAGACTGAATATATGGCGAAAAGAGGTGCAGCCAAGCATCTATTTACATGGAAGAGAACTTAAGAACTTTGCATAGATAAATAGAAGTGCTGGAATAACTTATTGTAATCTGCATTCGTGTGTGCACGCAAATTCAAAGGGAAAGCATTAGCTCAGCCGAAGCCATTTCAAAAAGGAAGACTGTAACTCCTAAAGTTAACTCACTCAATGCTTATTTCAGGCCTGCCATCTATTAACTTGCATTATTCTCCTATCTACAATCACGTGGATAGTTACTCACTCGATGCCTGCCATCTATTAACTTGCATTATTCTCCTATCTACAATCACGTTGATCAACTCAGATAGTATATCTCCATGTTACACATGTTCTTGAAGCTCAGTTTTCATACCAAAACATCATGGGGATTTACCATACCACCATGAGTGCTTGTCATACAAGAAAGTGTTCATGACAAAACATTCTCTGCAAAGCATCAAGGATAAaccttatatatatatcggggcggttccggggacacccaaaaaaacacctaaaaaacacctcatagttcccgatcaaattttgatgatccgagccgctcaatgtgatcagaacatgattttaagggtacccgtgagaaatcagcaaaaaaaatgaccgataAGGGctttgatccgaacagtttcgaacaattttattaaacggttcaaataaaaactgctcaaatcaaagcctttcccgatcattttttttgttaatttctcgggggcacctttaaaatcacattctgcacacattgaacggttcggatcataaaaatttgatcgggaactatgagtttgagatttgggatgtttttttgggtgtcccttgaaccgtcccgtatatatatatatatatgaagaaGACACGCAGATCATTTTGCCTTTTTTCAACAGTGAACATCAGTAATAAAGATAGTTTTGACTAGTGGCGTTAAATGCATTTAGGCATAACTCAAATTGTAAACCTTCACTTTTTCCTTATATGCCGATTCTTTTAAGAAACTTGGGTTTTAACATGTAACAAGTGTATGATTGGGAACTCACAGAAAACTACTCAAGGCCCTGAAATGACGGTAGACTTGGGACATTGAAGAGAATGAATGTCGACTATTCTTCTTCGCGAAATTGGTGTAACAATGTATAGTGAATTCAAAAAGGGCAGAGAGTAGTGCCCCGTATATTCAACAAGGGTATAATGGGGAATTTAGAGAAACCTAATAAATGCAAATAGGCTTTGGACATGCAACAAAACGAATATAATCTATTCTTCTTGTGGAATTCCCATAATAACGCACCGAAATAGCAAAAAAGGACAGAGCGTAAGTGCATCAAAATATTAACCATGCCATAAGACCTTCACACCCAACTAAtataacaccaacaaaatctCCACAGTAGTTCAGTGTTTATCCCAGAAAGCAAATTGGTGTTGCTCATCTTATTCAAAGCTAATAAGAGAAAATCAAAAGATGCCCGACACCAAAAAATCTAGTTAGTCATTCGCCCACAGCAAAGCCCCAATCCAATACACCTGCCgtttaataagaaaatcatctAGTGCATAGAGGTAGCATGTAAGCATCCACTATTCCTATCCAACATACCCACATTTAGAACTAACTTGACAAGAACTTACAATCCAAGGGGTCAAACTCAAGACTCTTCTAAATGATGAATGCACGAAAAATCTATTTCGATGGACTACAAGTgaactaaacaaaaatattagagAGTGAGATTCTTATGTGTGGTTAGCAAGGCATTCTTAAAAGGCAAGAAGGCAGACAACCTGCTGAAATCCAACGTGAAGTCCCCTAATCTTATAATTTCTGgaagcaaaaattagagtttgCAAAAGTTGGTCTTCACAAGCATGGCTTAGCGAAGCTATTCAATATGGCAGTCTTTTTCTATGTTCTAAAGTTCTTTTGGAAGTGTACCACAAAATGTTAACAACTACAAGGTCACAATTTGAAATTAAAGCTAAAAAGTTAAACCTGCTCACCTCATACAAGGTTGAAATATTACGGGTCGAATGTTAAAGGCAATTGAGATAGGAAGCTCATTTATAGATTTGATGTTAGTGACATGTTTGAATTGAAGCACACGACACAATGGGATGACCAACAAAGTACCACAGACGACATTGGATTACAGTAATAAAACCAGAGTCTCAACTAAGGATCCACAAATGGGATGGCTTTCATGGAAATGGGATGGTTTTCATGAAAATGGTTTGGCACTTTGGCTGCAGAATTCATAGACTCATAGTCATATTCTTTTTCAGGGAACATTGGGAGGCCGTAGCCTAGGAATAGTGGAATCTTGCCTATGTCAGGACCCAACCTCAACCTCCTAACAAGGTGCACAGATTCTTGCAGTAGCTAACTAGGTTGGCCTCAGTTATAATTTGTACACCTTTTACAGAACCAAACAATGGATAACAATGCACAACAGCTGTGAGTCTGTGACAACCCATTCAAAGCACCATCATGGCGTGTATAGAAATGGGATATACGAAGGTCAAATTATTCCACCTCTTTCCATCTATTGTTATCTCCACATAACATCAAACTCCAAGTTCCCTACTTAGCTCTTGTGGTCTTACTTTCCATCCAATATGCAACTTCCACTTTCCTAGTTTGCCAAACTATAAACTTTGCGGTTGGATCTTGAAATGATGAAATCAAATGGTTGAAGGTTTGCTAGGAGTTCCATTACTTCACTTGCTAACTGATTCATAGTTCATACAATAAGTTCCAAACGTCTCCTCCGAATATTGGAATATGACATGGCCATATGAGCGCAtgctatttctttctttttttagttgTTAATTAATGTAtctgacattaaaaagaaatctCTCAGATATTCACGTTATAAAGTATCTTGATCAGCCTTCCCTTTTTCTGCCAAAGAgatcttctcttcttctgaaTTGAGACGATATTGATCAGTCTTCTCTTCTTAGAAAGATTCAGGACCTTCAGGTTACATTTATTAACAATAACAAAGATGTAGGATCGGATCAATATGCCTATACAAAGGTAAGAAGATGTGAAAGCACAAAATAATTGTAGGATAGAAAGGTTAAAATAAGCTACTTGGGGCAAGGGATATAAATATGATGCAGTACAGTACTTTTTGTCGGAGAGGGTAGTGTAGTACTCATGCTTGCAATAGGTATACTGAGACTTTCTTGTACATATGACTAGTCATATTCCAACCTATTCAACTACCAGAAAATGGAAGAGTTTACCGCATCACAGCCAACTCCCCACACATGCACAGTTAGACACTTGCAAACTAATTCTTCGATGATGAGTTTAATTTTAGCCAAATGGAGAGGAAGTGTTTTCCGTTTAACACAACCTTAACTAAGTATTAGACCATTTGTATCTGTAAGAGAAACAAAATGAgaacagagaaagaaagaaatagctGAGATAAACAGAGAGACCACCAAGTATTCTACACAGTGTACATGAAAGACTCTTCACGAATCATGAGTTAGTTCTCAAGTTTCGGTCGTTCATTAATGAAAAGTCTCTTCCCTGGCTGAGTTAAAGTAGTTATGATGGCATTAGGTGTCACCAAATTGATTTACATCTAGAAGACACAACAGTTCTTTGAAGCTTGAAATGAAAAGTAGCATATAAGTTTCTTCTAAACCCAACATACAAATGACATGAAAGGAATTTTAGAAAAGCGGTGGAAGATGGGGAGGAAGAAGTAATGAAGTTTCAGAGGCCCATAATCACAAGGCTGAAACACCCTGCAAGTCAAATCATGTTATATAGGCAGTCTACGCAACAGGAGTTACTCATAAGAAGTAGGTCCAACAGGTCGCCTAGAAAGGAAGAGATACTGAGAGAATCCAACTACAATGAAACTAAGCTACCAATTTACAGGACCACAATTCcatcatgaaaaaaaaacatttgctttttggactCACGTGAGTGCCAGAGGCTCCATCCTGTATATGCTTCACTGAAAAGATGACTGCCTCATGAAGTAGCAGATTGAAGAACAGACAACCACCAATACCTAGATAATGCAAATGGGATCGAACCAAAGCCACAACAAAACAGAGGAACCAATGTGCTACTTgtttacttgtttttagaaTAAATACTGTGAACAAGCTACTGAACATTGTTGTATAAATATTATGCTGGCCATAAGAAAGTTTGGCTTACCTCAGTATATAACATCCCAAAACTCTGAATTGGACCATAACTACAAAAGCATCAACTCCTTAAAAGTTAGCTAATTGCAAATACGAAGCTTCCCATTCCATTCATCAGCCACACCGTAATCAATACTGAGCTCTCTCAAAGGGGGGATGTTCTCCATCGCAAACAGCATAAGGTGCGGAAACATC is a window encoding:
- the LOC131316520 gene encoding uncharacterized protein LOC131316520; this translates as MEILQQWCKMRFSFRNATLIVCFFNLVIVLLLLQGFLSASSTGKLAANQPNSVQLKYVKESEELRRAMEPFELIRRVREIQQEVYVKPEAVEQKETKQATAVDLISRLNNFRSSTDSGSMKALEEWRKRKMERARQRELGKNGTATSQT